From the genome of Ralstonia pickettii, one region includes:
- a CDS encoding NfeD family protein, with protein sequence MRPSLRMRRWMGWLAAVIAAVWTSLAVAAAPVVVLPVNGAIGPASAAYVIRGLQQARDQGAQLVVLQMDTPGGLDASMRQIIQAILAAPVPVAGYVAPGGARAASAGTYILYACHVAAMAPATNLGAASPVAIGMGGHAPSPGATPASAPAASSSNEDTLARKQMHDAAAYIRGLAQLRGRNAEWAERAVREAVSLDAPEAASQHVIDLVAANLPDLLKQIDGRAVRTSAGMVTLRTAEATIVTLEPDWRNHFLGVITDPSLALLLLTVGVYALIFEFSTPGMVVPGILGAVCIVVALYGLQMLPINYAGLALIALGLGCMVAEAFLPTFGALGVGGIVAFVLGAVMLIDTQTPGFGVPLPLIIGLAFVSLTVVLALSSLAVRARRRPIVTGGDTLIGMTGEVVDVDTPHADADSDGWARIHGERWRVRCDGGIARGDQVRVIGRRGLTLMVEPVAPLAASS encoded by the coding sequence ATGCGACCGTCGTTGCGGATGCGGCGTTGGATGGGATGGTTGGCAGCGGTCATCGCCGCAGTCTGGACCAGCCTTGCCGTGGCAGCGGCGCCGGTCGTGGTGTTGCCGGTCAACGGTGCCATCGGGCCAGCCAGTGCGGCCTACGTGATCCGCGGCCTGCAACAGGCGCGCGACCAAGGTGCGCAGCTTGTCGTACTGCAAATGGATACGCCCGGCGGCCTCGATGCGTCGATGCGCCAGATCATTCAGGCCATCCTTGCGGCGCCCGTGCCGGTGGCTGGCTACGTGGCCCCCGGTGGCGCGCGGGCAGCGAGCGCGGGCACCTACATCCTTTATGCATGCCACGTTGCCGCAATGGCGCCCGCCACGAACCTGGGTGCGGCCTCTCCGGTAGCGATCGGCATGGGCGGCCACGCTCCCAGCCCTGGCGCCACACCGGCGAGCGCGCCAGCCGCCTCCTCCAGCAACGAAGACACCCTCGCCCGCAAACAGATGCACGACGCAGCGGCCTACATCCGGGGCCTGGCGCAACTGCGCGGTCGCAACGCGGAATGGGCTGAGCGCGCCGTGCGTGAGGCCGTGAGCCTCGACGCGCCCGAAGCCGCCAGCCAGCACGTGATCGATCTTGTTGCGGCAAACCTCCCTGATCTGCTCAAACAAATCGATGGCCGCGCGGTGCGCACGTCCGCCGGCATGGTCACGTTGCGTACAGCCGAAGCCACGATCGTCACGCTGGAGCCCGACTGGCGCAATCACTTCCTCGGCGTCATTACCGACCCAAGCCTGGCGCTGCTGCTGCTGACGGTGGGCGTGTATGCACTGATCTTCGAATTCTCGACCCCTGGCATGGTCGTGCCCGGCATCCTCGGCGCCGTGTGCATCGTGGTCGCGCTCTACGGGCTGCAGATGCTCCCGATCAACTACGCGGGGCTCGCCCTCATTGCACTTGGCCTCGGCTGTATGGTGGCTGAAGCATTCCTGCCGACGTTCGGCGCGCTCGGCGTGGGCGGCATCGTTGCGTTCGTGCTGGGTGCGGTGATGCTGATCGATACGCAAACGCCGGGCTTTGGCGTGCCGCTTCCGCTCATCATCGGACTGGCCTTCGTGAGCCTGACCGTTGTTCTAGCGCTCTCCAGCCTGGCGGTGCGTGCGCGACGGCGGCCGATCGTGACCGGCGGCGATACGCTCATCGGCATGACAGGCGAAGTAGTGGACGTCGATACACCGCACGCCGACGCCGACAGCGACGGCTGGGCGCGCATTCATGGCGAGCGCTGGCGTGTGCGCTGCGATGGTGGCATCGCGCGTGGCGATCAGGTGCGCGTGATCGGCCGGCGTGGGCTGACACTGATGGTGGAACCCGTTGCCCCCCTCGCCGCGTCTTCATAA
- a CDS encoding LysR family transcriptional regulator, producing the protein MDLSSLEIFRAVVREGGVTRAAQQLNRVQSNVTTRIRQLETSLGVQLFVRESKRMVLTPAGQTLLTYADDILRLAAEARQAVQPREPHGRLRIASMESTAASRLPALLATLHQRWPRVQLELVTMTTRHSLQALSNFEVDCAFVAETACSNNRRAAMTTLPAFSEELVLIAHRAHPPIRRASDVQITGLLAFEAGCAYRQLIEDWFAADGVAPSRVLELGSYHAIIACAAAGIGVAFVPRSVLELYTNAPEISIHALGKPGRVDTLLAWHRDMAGPALQALVQVLSEPQAAASKTAREAIAA; encoded by the coding sequence ATGGATCTGTCCTCGCTCGAGATCTTCCGCGCTGTCGTGCGCGAAGGCGGCGTCACGCGGGCGGCTCAGCAGCTCAACCGCGTGCAGTCGAATGTGACGACCCGCATCCGCCAGCTGGAGACTTCGCTCGGCGTGCAACTGTTCGTGCGTGAGAGCAAGCGCATGGTGCTCACGCCCGCCGGGCAGACCCTGCTGACCTACGCCGACGACATCCTCCGCCTGGCCGCCGAGGCTCGCCAGGCCGTGCAGCCGCGCGAACCGCACGGGCGCCTGCGCATCGCCTCGATGGAAAGCACGGCGGCCAGCCGCCTTCCTGCCCTGCTGGCCACGCTGCATCAACGCTGGCCGCGCGTGCAGCTTGAACTGGTGACGATGACCACGCGCCACTCCCTCCAGGCACTATCGAACTTTGAAGTCGATTGCGCGTTCGTTGCCGAAACCGCGTGCTCGAACAACCGGCGCGCCGCCATGACAACGCTGCCGGCTTTCTCGGAAGAACTGGTACTGATTGCCCACCGCGCCCATCCACCGATCCGTCGCGCTTCGGATGTACAGATCACGGGCCTGCTCGCGTTCGAAGCCGGCTGCGCCTATCGGCAATTGATCGAAGACTGGTTTGCGGCAGACGGTGTGGCGCCATCGCGGGTGCTGGAGCTTGGCTCGTACCACGCCATCATCGCGTGCGCGGCAGCCGGTATTGGCGTGGCGTTCGTGCCCCGCTCGGTGCTGGAGCTGTATACGAATGCTCCGGAAATCAGCATCCACGCGCTCGGCAAGCCAGGCCGTGTCGACACGCTGCTTGCCTGGCACCGCGACATGGCCGGACCCGCCCTGCAGGCGCTCGTGCAGGTGCTGAGCGAGCCCCAAGCAGCGGCAAGCAAGACCGCGCGGGAAGCCATTGCCGCCTAA
- a CDS encoding YbfB/YjiJ family MFS transporter, producing the protein MEHTLSSPSALSVAHSQRASAWRVAIAGMVALSVAMGIGRFAFTPILPMMLHDGSLTLAQGSWLATGNYLGYFVGALACMAVRGDAARLIRIGLVATVLLTAGMGVLQGQPAWLVLRFAAGMASALVFVFTAGWCLHRLTELGHAALGGIIFCGPGLGIAIPGLAASGMVALGWHATSAWIAFGVLSALLSAAVWSTIRPEAPAHATPASAASGKAPGLDAPTSALTIAYGLAGFGYIITATFLPVIARKVLPAGSLWPDLFWPMFGAGVALGAFLSTRISLARDNRSLLATAYGMQAVAVTISIVWPTVAGLALSSTLLGLPFTAITLFAMREARRLWPHAAPRLMGLMTAAYGIGQIAGPPLANRLFAATGGFNASLAVAAVSLVAGVVIFLVVKRVAPARA; encoded by the coding sequence ATGGAGCACACGCTGTCTTCCCCCTCAGCCTTGTCCGTCGCGCATTCCCAGCGAGCCAGCGCTTGGCGCGTGGCGATTGCGGGCATGGTGGCGCTGTCCGTGGCGATGGGCATCGGCCGCTTCGCCTTCACGCCGATCCTGCCGATGATGCTGCACGACGGCAGCCTGACGCTGGCGCAGGGCAGTTGGCTGGCCACCGGCAATTACCTGGGCTATTTCGTGGGCGCGCTGGCCTGCATGGCGGTGCGCGGCGATGCAGCGCGCCTCATCCGCATCGGTCTGGTTGCGACGGTGCTGCTGACCGCCGGGATGGGCGTGTTGCAAGGGCAGCCTGCGTGGCTTGTGCTGCGCTTTGCGGCCGGTATGGCCAGCGCGCTGGTGTTCGTATTTACGGCGGGCTGGTGCCTGCATCGGCTGACCGAACTGGGCCACGCGGCGCTCGGCGGCATCATCTTCTGCGGGCCGGGTCTCGGCATCGCCATTCCGGGCCTGGCGGCCAGCGGCATGGTGGCGCTGGGTTGGCATGCAACGTCGGCGTGGATTGCGTTTGGCGTGCTGTCTGCGCTGCTTTCGGCGGCGGTGTGGTCGACCATTCGGCCCGAGGCACCGGCGCATGCCACTCCGGCGTCCGCCGCATCCGGCAAGGCACCCGGCCTGGATGCGCCCACCAGCGCGCTCACGATTGCCTACGGTCTGGCCGGGTTCGGCTACATCATCACCGCCACGTTCCTGCCCGTGATCGCCCGCAAGGTGCTACCTGCAGGTTCGCTCTGGCCCGATCTGTTCTGGCCGATGTTCGGTGCCGGCGTGGCGCTCGGGGCATTCCTTTCCACGCGGATCAGCCTGGCGCGCGACAACCGTTCGCTGCTGGCCACGGCCTATGGCATGCAAGCGGTTGCCGTGACCATCAGCATCGTCTGGCCGACAGTGGCGGGGCTTGCGCTTTCGAGCACGCTGCTAGGCCTGCCATTCACGGCGATCACGCTGTTCGCCATGCGCGAGGCGCGCCGGCTCTGGCCGCATGCCGCGCCGCGTCTGATGGGGCTGATGACGGCCGCGTATGGCATCGGCCAGATCGCCGGGCCGCCGCTGGCGAACCGGCTGTTTGCGGCCACGGGCGGCTTCAATGCATCGCTTGCCGTGGCAGCCGTGTCGCTCGTGGCCGGCGTGGTCATCTTTCTTGTGGTCAAGCGCGTGGCCCCGGCGCGTGCGTGA
- a CDS encoding class II aldolase/adducin family protein has protein sequence MSFALRPDAVVPGGEISQAERAVRVDLAAAYRLAALNGWDDLVYTHLSATVPGEPDHFLINAFGLAFDEITASNLVKINGRGQLVGDWPEGAARPSVNVTGFALHAAVHAARRDAQCVIHLHNTAGIAVSAQKRGLLPLSQHALRFHRRIAYHDYEGLAFTPEEGARLTASLGHHFAMLLRNHGTLTIGRTVAEAHVLMATLIKACEIQIQALAGGEVVAPAPEVAERSAEQLEDGGAIEGVIEWPALLRKLDKIDASYRD, from the coding sequence ATGTCTTTTGCCCTGCGCCCCGATGCCGTTGTGCCCGGCGGCGAGATCAGCCAAGCCGAGCGTGCGGTGCGCGTCGATCTGGCAGCCGCGTATCGACTGGCCGCGCTCAACGGTTGGGACGATCTGGTCTACACCCATCTGTCTGCGACCGTGCCGGGCGAGCCCGATCACTTCCTGATCAACGCTTTCGGCCTGGCGTTCGACGAAATCACCGCATCCAACCTCGTCAAGATCAATGGCCGCGGCCAGCTTGTCGGCGATTGGCCCGAGGGCGCTGCGCGTCCGTCCGTCAACGTCACGGGCTTTGCGTTGCACGCGGCCGTGCATGCCGCACGGCGCGACGCGCAGTGCGTGATCCATCTGCACAACACGGCGGGCATTGCTGTGTCCGCGCAGAAGCGCGGGCTGCTGCCGCTGTCTCAGCATGCGCTGCGGTTTCATCGGCGCATCGCGTATCACGATTACGAAGGTCTTGCCTTCACGCCGGAAGAGGGCGCGCGGCTGACCGCGTCGCTCGGCCATCATTTCGCCATGCTGCTGCGCAATCACGGCACCCTCACCATCGGCCGGACCGTGGCCGAGGCGCACGTGCTGATGGCCACGCTTATCAAGGCATGCGAGATACAGATTCAGGCGCTTGCGGGCGGCGAGGTCGTCGCGCCGGCGCCGGAAGTGGCAGAGCGTTCGGCAGAGCAGCTCGAAGATGGCGGCGCCATCGAAGGTGTGATCGAGTGGCCGGCGCTGTTGCGCAAACTGGATAAAATCGACGCTTCGTATCGCGACTGA
- a CDS encoding 4-oxalocrotonate tautomerase produces the protein MPTFHIEMFEGRSVEQKRKLVEEVTRVTCESLGCAPGAVDIIITDIKRENWATGGVLWSEQK, from the coding sequence ATGCCGACTTTCCATATCGAGATGTTCGAGGGCCGCAGCGTTGAGCAGAAGCGCAAGCTCGTCGAAGAGGTGACGCGCGTCACCTGCGAATCGCTGGGCTGCGCCCCGGGCGCCGTCGACATCATCATCACTGACATCAAGCGCGAGAACTGGGCTACCGGCGGTGTGCTGTGGTCCGAGCAGAAGTAA
- a CDS encoding threonine aldolase family protein — protein MQPKQHFASDNYAGFCPESLKYFLEANGSGHEPAYGDDSWTQRVCDRIRDLFETDCEVFFVFNGTAANSLALSSLCQSYHSVICHELAHIETDECGGPEFFSNGSKLLTAKGENGKLTPDAVEALVTRRSDIHYPKPKVVSLTQSTEVGTVYTVEEVRAIAAIAKRRQLRVHMDGARFANAVASLGVHPSEITWRAGVDVLCFGGTKNGLPVGEAVVFFDRRLAEDFAYRVKQAGQLASKMRFISAPWLGLLENDVWLRNARHGNAMAQLLHARIADVPGVRIMFPTESNAVFAELPVPAIEALRARGWRFYTFIGAGGCRLMCSWDVEPETVEAFAADIRNACEQAV, from the coding sequence ATGCAGCCCAAGCAGCATTTCGCCTCAGACAACTACGCGGGCTTCTGCCCGGAGTCGCTGAAGTATTTCCTGGAGGCCAACGGCAGCGGCCATGAGCCTGCCTATGGCGATGATTCGTGGACGCAGCGCGTGTGCGACCGCATTCGCGACCTGTTCGAGACGGATTGCGAAGTCTTCTTTGTCTTCAACGGTACGGCCGCCAATTCGCTGGCGCTTTCGTCGCTATGCCAGTCGTATCACTCCGTGATCTGCCACGAGCTGGCGCACATCGAAACCGACGAATGCGGCGGCCCCGAGTTCTTTTCCAACGGCTCGAAGTTGCTGACCGCCAAGGGCGAGAACGGCAAGCTCACGCCGGATGCGGTTGAAGCCCTGGTCACGCGGCGTTCCGATATTCACTACCCGAAGCCCAAGGTCGTTTCGCTGACGCAATCGACGGAAGTCGGCACCGTCTACACCGTCGAGGAGGTCCGCGCGATTGCCGCGATTGCCAAGCGTCGGCAGTTGCGCGTGCATATGGATGGCGCGCGTTTTGCCAACGCGGTGGCCTCGCTTGGGGTGCATCCGTCCGAGATCACGTGGCGTGCCGGTGTGGATGTGCTGTGCTTTGGGGGCACGAAGAACGGTCTGCCGGTCGGCGAGGCGGTGGTCTTCTTCGACCGCCGCCTGGCCGAGGACTTTGCCTATCGCGTGAAGCAGGCTGGGCAGCTGGCGTCGAAGATGCGCTTCATCTCGGCGCCGTGGCTGGGTCTGCTCGAGAACGATGTGTGGCTGCGCAACGCGCGTCACGGCAACGCGATGGCGCAGTTACTGCACGCGCGCATTGCCGACGTGCCGGGCGTGCGCATCATGTTCCCGACCGAGTCGAACGCCGTGTTCGCCGAGTTGCCGGTGCCCGCCATTGAGGCGCTGCGCGCCCGCGGCTGGCGTTTCTACACCTTCATTGGTGCCGGCGGCTGCCGCCTGATGTGTTCGTGGGATGTGGAGCCCGAGACGGTGGAAGCCTTCGCCGCCGACATCCGCAACGCCTGTGAGCAAGCTGTCTAA
- a CDS encoding NUDIX hydrolase: MSFDYRFCPQCATPLVEQHNAGRLRIACPVPDCGFVHWNNPLPVLAAVVEYRGHMFLARNALWPEGMFALVTGFLERDETPEEGIARELKEETNLDARSISLIGVYEFIRKNELIIAYHVVADGEIALSEELVEYRLKPFEKVRPWTAGTGYAVADFLTARGLPVNYIDIRTGEPAEPPPRQWQPTRLVTIPE, encoded by the coding sequence ATGAGCTTCGACTACCGCTTCTGCCCCCAATGCGCTACGCCGCTCGTCGAGCAGCACAACGCCGGCCGCCTGCGCATCGCGTGTCCGGTGCCGGACTGCGGCTTCGTCCACTGGAACAATCCGCTGCCGGTCCTGGCGGCGGTTGTCGAATATCGCGGGCACATGTTTCTCGCGCGCAATGCGCTGTGGCCTGAGGGCATGTTCGCGCTCGTCACGGGTTTTCTCGAACGCGACGAGACACCCGAAGAGGGCATCGCGCGCGAACTGAAGGAAGAGACGAACCTCGACGCTCGCTCGATCTCGCTGATCGGTGTGTATGAGTTCATCCGCAAGAATGAACTGATCATTGCGTACCACGTGGTGGCCGATGGCGAGATCGCGCTGTCGGAAGAGTTGGTTGAATACCGCCTGAAGCCGTTCGAGAAAGTCCGCCCCTGGACGGCCGGCACCGGTTATGCCGTCGCCGATTTTCTGACCGCGCGCGGGCTGCCCGTCAACTACATCGACATCCGCACCGGCGAACCGGCCGAGCCGCCGCCGCGCCAGTGGCAACCCACCCGGCTCGTTACAATCCCGGAATGA
- a CDS encoding sulfurtransferase TusA family protein yields the protein MEFQKEIDARGLNCPLPILRTKKALADMQSGDVLKILATDPGATRDFQAFAKQTGNELLEHSEHDKVFTFYMRRR from the coding sequence ATGGAGTTTCAAAAGGAAATCGACGCGCGCGGCCTGAATTGCCCGCTGCCCATCCTGCGCACGAAGAAGGCGCTTGCCGACATGCAAAGCGGCGACGTGCTCAAGATTCTTGCCACCGACCCCGGCGCCACGCGGGACTTCCAGGCGTTCGCCAAGCAAACCGGCAACGAGCTGCTGGAGCACAGCGAGCACGACAAGGTGTTCACGTTCTACATGCGCCGCCGCTGA
- a CDS encoding LysE family translocator yields MPTLTNLLTFALVALGMVLTPGPNMIYLISRSICQGRNAGLVSLAGIATGFVFYMLCAAFGITALLMAVPFAYDALRFGGAIYLLYLAWQAVRPGGRAPFQVRELPVDSPRKLYTMGLLTSLLNPKVAVLYLSLLPQFIEPAHGSVLVQSVCLGLTQICVSLTVNSMIAATAGSIAAFLSRKPSWLSVQRYLMGTVLTSLALRMAMEARK; encoded by the coding sequence ATGCCCACCCTCACCAACCTGCTCACTTTCGCCCTGGTCGCGCTCGGCATGGTGCTGACGCCGGGCCCGAACATGATCTACCTGATCTCGCGTTCGATCTGCCAAGGGCGCAACGCGGGGCTGGTGTCGCTGGCGGGCATCGCTACAGGCTTCGTCTTCTACATGCTGTGCGCCGCTTTCGGCATCACCGCCTTGCTGATGGCCGTGCCGTTTGCCTACGACGCGCTGCGCTTTGGCGGCGCGATCTATCTTCTGTACCTCGCTTGGCAAGCGGTGAGGCCGGGCGGCCGGGCGCCGTTCCAGGTGCGTGAACTACCGGTGGACAGCCCGCGCAAGCTCTACACGATGGGCTTGCTGACCAGCCTGCTCAACCCAAAAGTGGCGGTGCTGTATCTGTCGCTGCTGCCGCAGTTCATCGAGCCGGCGCACGGCAGCGTGCTGGTGCAATCGGTCTGCCTGGGGCTTACGCAGATCTGCGTGAGCTTGACCGTCAATTCGATGATCGCGGCCACGGCCGGCAGCATCGCTGCATTCCTCTCGCGCAAGCCGAGCTGGCTATCGGTTCAGCGCTACCTGATGGGCACCGTGCTGACCAGCCTGGCGCTGCGCATGGCGATGGAAGCGCGCAAGTAG
- a CDS encoding ExeM/NucH family extracellular endonuclease, producing the protein MRLHFLLSAVLLTASPVHAELLISEYVEGSSNNKAIEIYNPDSAEADLSVYKIEQYNNGASTPTASFALSGKLAPGSVHVMAHSTLAGVLGSRVNQTAAFSFNGDDALTLTRSGVVVDRIGQIGFQPPSGFWGTSSAGTKDHTLRRKGSLKQGDTAATAAFDPSLQWDAFNVDDFSDLGLYNGQGAVTPPPAAAAAVCGAPATHLADVQGAGPTSPLAGQNVEIEAVVTADYSGTSGFNGFFVQQPDAQRRRLPGVSEGLFVHAPGVTARAGDLVHLVGKVEEKYGQTQLTLATNGIASCAGGNSVTPIDVTLPVADARAWSAYEGMLLRLPQTLTVSETYELGRYGSLLLSNGRLPLPTNVARPATGAAAQASANALNRIVLDDGSNQQNPASVRYPAPGLSAANPVRAGYTVSGVQGVLEMRYNAWRLQPVPGAAAPAFNAAANPRAGAPARHAQADVRVASFNVLNYFNGDGKGAGFDDPANRGAKTQAEFERQEAKIVAAIRDLNADVVGLMEIENEGYGELSAIRRLTTQLGADWRYVDPGIPKLGGDAITVAIIYNGRTVEPVGTPATLAIDDKNRQPLARSFRRIGGTQNFTVVVNHLKSKGCSGATGKDADQGDGQSCWNPTRVRAAGLIADWLATSPTGVADIGKLLIGDLNSYAKEDPIVLFADKGYADMVAKFIGKDAYSYVYGGEAGYIDHALATPGLAERVRAVHEWHINADEPIALEYSFAYKSAEQQQTFYAPDAYRSSDHDPVLVDLALNTQTAGGGTNPEADAAAGAATGSTGVGGAGAVDPILGLSLAAAAVALARRRACRS; encoded by the coding sequence ATGCGCCTGCATTTCCTTCTTTCCGCCGTGCTGCTCACGGCGTCGCCTGTTCATGCCGAGCTTCTTATCAGCGAGTACGTAGAGGGCAGCTCGAACAACAAAGCCATCGAAATCTATAACCCAGATAGCGCCGAAGCCGATCTGTCGGTCTACAAGATCGAGCAGTACAACAATGGCGCCAGCACGCCCACCGCATCGTTTGCGCTTTCGGGCAAGCTGGCGCCGGGCTCAGTCCACGTGATGGCGCACAGCACGCTGGCCGGCGTGCTCGGTAGCCGCGTCAACCAGACCGCGGCGTTCTCCTTCAATGGCGACGATGCGCTGACGCTCACGCGTTCCGGTGTGGTTGTCGACCGCATCGGCCAGATCGGCTTTCAACCCCCATCCGGCTTCTGGGGGACATCCAGCGCCGGCACGAAAGACCACACGCTGCGCCGCAAGGGCTCGCTGAAGCAGGGCGATACGGCAGCGACGGCTGCGTTCGATCCGTCCCTGCAATGGGACGCGTTCAACGTCGACGACTTTTCCGACCTTGGGTTGTACAACGGGCAGGGCGCCGTCACGCCACCGCCTGCGGCTGCCGCTGCCGTGTGCGGGGCGCCGGCAACGCACCTTGCGGATGTGCAGGGCGCCGGCCCGACCTCGCCGCTGGCCGGTCAGAACGTCGAGATCGAAGCCGTGGTGACCGCCGACTACAGCGGCACCAGCGGTTTCAACGGCTTCTTCGTGCAACAGCCCGACGCGCAGCGCCGCAGACTGCCCGGCGTATCGGAAGGACTGTTCGTCCACGCGCCCGGCGTCACGGCCCGTGCGGGAGACCTTGTCCACCTCGTCGGCAAGGTGGAGGAGAAGTATGGCCAGACGCAGTTGACGCTGGCCACCAACGGCATCGCAAGCTGCGCCGGCGGCAACAGCGTGACGCCGATCGACGTGACATTGCCCGTGGCCGATGCGAGGGCGTGGTCGGCGTATGAAGGGATGCTCCTGCGCCTGCCGCAGACCCTCACGGTAAGCGAGACGTACGAACTTGGACGCTACGGCAGTCTGCTGCTTAGCAACGGGCGCCTGCCATTGCCGACAAACGTGGCACGGCCCGCAACTGGCGCGGCGGCCCAGGCATCGGCCAATGCGCTGAACCGCATCGTGCTTGACGATGGCTCCAATCAGCAGAATCCCGCCAGCGTGCGTTACCCGGCGCCGGGCCTGTCGGCGGCAAATCCAGTGCGCGCCGGCTATACCGTGAGCGGTGTGCAGGGCGTGCTTGAAATGCGCTACAACGCCTGGCGCCTGCAGCCTGTCCCGGGTGCGGCCGCGCCGGCTTTCAATGCTGCTGCGAACCCGCGTGCGGGTGCCCCTGCGCGCCACGCCCAGGCCGATGTGCGCGTCGCTTCGTTCAACGTGCTGAACTACTTCAACGGAGACGGCAAAGGGGCTGGCTTTGATGATCCAGCCAATCGAGGTGCCAAGACACAGGCCGAGTTCGAGCGCCAGGAAGCCAAGATCGTCGCCGCCATCCGCGACCTCAATGCCGACGTGGTCGGCCTGATGGAAATCGAGAACGAGGGCTACGGCGAGCTCAGCGCCATCCGCCGCCTGACGACCCAGCTTGGCGCCGACTGGCGCTATGTCGACCCGGGCATACCGAAGCTCGGCGGCGATGCAATCACGGTGGCAATCATCTACAACGGCCGCACAGTGGAGCCCGTCGGCACGCCGGCCACGCTTGCCATCGACGACAAGAACCGCCAGCCGCTCGCGCGCAGCTTCCGACGCATCGGCGGCACGCAGAACTTCACCGTCGTCGTGAATCATCTGAAGTCGAAGGGCTGCTCCGGCGCGACCGGCAAGGACGCCGACCAAGGCGATGGCCAAAGCTGCTGGAACCCCACCCGCGTCCGCGCTGCCGGCCTGATCGCCGACTGGCTGGCGACCTCGCCGACCGGCGTGGCGGACATCGGCAAGCTCCTTATCGGCGACCTCAACAGCTATGCCAAGGAAGACCCCATCGTGCTGTTCGCCGACAAAGGCTACGCCGACATGGTGGCGAAGTTCATCGGCAAGGATGCGTACAGCTACGTCTATGGCGGCGAAGCCGGCTACATCGACCATGCGCTGGCCACTCCGGGCCTGGCCGAACGTGTGCGCGCCGTGCACGAGTGGCACATCAACGCCGATGAGCCGATTGCGCTGGAATACTCGTTCGCCTACAAAAGCGCCGAACAGCAGCAGACGTTCTACGCGCCGGACGCGTACCGCTCTTCGGATCACGATCCGGTGCTGGTCGACCTCGCGCTCAACACGCAGACGGCAGGCGGCGGCACGAATCCGGAAGCCGATGCGGCGGCGGGTGCGGCCACGGGCAGCACAGGGGTGGGGGGTGCTGGTGCGGTGGACCCGATCCTCGGGCTCTCACTGGCCGCCGCTGCGGTAGCCTTGGCGCGGCGTCGTGCGTGTCGGTCTTGA